The following are encoded together in the Acanthochromis polyacanthus isolate Apoly-LR-REF ecotype Palm Island chromosome 14, KAUST_Apoly_ChrSc, whole genome shotgun sequence genome:
- the LOC127537262 gene encoding trace amine-associated receptor 13c-like, translating into MEIQDGAELCFPQLLNTSCRKPTRHRFQDVFLHIVMWSISVLTVVLNLLVIISVSHFRQLHTPTNILLLSLAVSDFLVGIVLLPGEIYVQTQCWFLGDVMCSLYFYLLYIVFSASVGNMVLISIDRYVAICHPLHYPTRVTVTKAKLCVFLCWFCSVFYSSVVFKDALNQPGINNSCYGECVVINSYTADVVDLVINFVAPVTVIILLHMRVFVVAVSQAHAMRSHTAAVTHQHSVTLSTRKSELKAARTLGVLVLVFLICFCPFYCVILAGTSPHTANLVFLMFYLNSCLNPLIYALFYPWFRKAVKHIVTLQILQPGSCEVSMLQ; encoded by the exons ATGGAGATCCAGGACGGAGCAGAGctctgttttcctcaactcctcAACACCTCCTGCAGGAAGCCGACACGTCACCGGTTTCAAGATGTATTTCTGCACATTGTGATGTGGTCCATATCTGTGCTCACTGTTGTTCTCAACCTGCTCGTCATCATCTCAGTCTCCCACTTCAG GCAACTCCACACACCCACTAAcatcctcctgctctctctAGCTGTTTCTGACTTTCTTGTGGGCATCGTGTTGCTGCCAGGAGAAATTTACGTACAAACCCAGTGCTGGTTTCTTGGGGATGTGATGtgttcactttatttttatttactctaCATTGTTTTCAGTGCTTCAGTAGGAAACATGGTGCTTATATCAATTGACCGATATGTTGCTATTTGTCATCCTCTGCATTATCCCACCAGAGTCACTGTGACAAAAGccaaactgtgtgtttttttgtgttggttctgttctgttttctacAGTAGTGTTGTTTTTAAGGATGCCCTGAATCAACCAGGCATAAATAATTCCTGCTATGGAGAATGTGTAGTTATTAACAGCTATACTGCAGATGTTGTTGATCTCGTTATAAACTTTGTTGCTCCAGTTACAGTCATTATACTTCTACATATGAGAGTGTTTGTGGTGGCTGTGTCTCAGGCTCATGCCATGCGCTCTCACACTGCAGCTGTCACACATCAGCATTCTGTGACACTAAGTACAAGGAAATCTGAGTTGAAAGCAGCCAGGACTCTGGGTGTTCTCGTACTTGTGTTTCTGATATGTTTCTGTCCGTTTTACTGTGTCATCCTTGCAGGGACCAGCCCTCATACTGCAaatcttgtgtttttaatgttttatttgaactCCTGTCTAAACCCTCTGATCTATGCCCTGTTTTATCCCTGGTTTAGAAAGGCTGTGAAACATATTGTCACTCTGCAGATACTGCAGCCTGGCTCCTGTGAGGTCAGCATGTTGCAGTAA